One bacterium BMS3Abin08 DNA window includes the following coding sequences:
- the pgpA gene encoding phosphatidylglycerophosphatase A, which translates to MTKDNLLKVLATIGPLGYTPVAPGTAGTLMACLFFVIFRPGDQALLLIIPILFVVGTVSSSKAELLLKEKDSSHIIIDEFVGYLVSVVFIPYSIEVSILSFFIFRLFDIIKPPPIRHIEKGISAGLGIMLDDILAGIYTNIMLRLILIFWK; encoded by the coding sequence ATGACAAAGGATAACTTATTAAAGGTATTAGCCACCATTGGCCCCCTGGGATATACACCGGTTGCTCCCGGGACGGCAGGAACGCTGATGGCATGCCTTTTTTTCGTGATCTTTCGCCCCGGAGACCAGGCATTATTGCTGATAATACCAATCCTTTTCGTCGTAGGCACAGTATCTTCATCAAAGGCGGAACTGCTTCTGAAGGAAAAAGACAGCTCTCACATTATTATCGATGAATTTGTAGGTTACCTTGTTTCCGTTGTCTTTATACCTTACAGCATCGAGGTATCCATTCTCTCTTTTTTCATCTTCAGGCTCTTTGATATAATAAAACCACCCCCGATCAGACATATCGAAAAAGGGATAAGCGCTGGACTTGGTATAATGTTAGATGATATACTTGCTGGGATTTACACCAATATCATGCTCAGGCTGATCCTCATTTTCTGGAAATAA